AATTACCGGTACGATGTATGACAAGTGAATACCACTGGTATCGGCAAGGATGCCTTGTACCGGTGGAATAATAGACCCGCCTAATATCATCATAATCAAGAATGCCGAGCCTTGGCTGGTATATTTACCTAAACCCGTAACAGACAGCGAAAATATAGAAGGCCACATAATTGAACAGCATAAGCCACCGCTAATAAACGCGAATACAGCAATTATGCCGGTTGTCATTAAACCAATTATCATAAATATCACACCTAAAATGCCAAACACTGCTAATGTGCGGATAGGTTTTTGCTGGCCGTATAAGAAACCAACTATCAATATTACTACGCAAATTGCATAAGGGTAAAGGTTGGTAACATTAGTACCGCTTAAATGATTTACACCTAACACTACACCAAATGCTACAAAAGGCACAACTACTGTTAAAAGTATTTTAGTTGTTTTTGAAAGGTTAAACGCGCCAATGGCTCCTGTCCAGCGGCCTATCATTAAACTGCCCCAATAAAGCGATATAAATGGTGCTATCTCCGATGCTTTGTATCCACCAAAAGCAGCGGTTTCTAACAAAGCACCCATGTTACTTTGTATGGTAACTTCGGTACCCACATAGGTAAAAATGGCTATCATACCATAAACCAATTGCGGATACTGCATAGCGCCCCAGCCAGATTTATTAGTGCTACCCCCGGCTGCCGAAACAGAACCGATAAGCGTAACCAGTATTATAAACAACGATGCATACACAAATAACGATTTGGCTACGTGTGTGTACTCGCTAAGCGGGCCGGCTGCCAAAATCAATAAAAAGGCGATGAATATAATACCTAATGGCAGGTTTGCTTTGCTGCTTGGTTCTATTTTCTCGTCGCTGGTTACGCTTGGTAGTTTAGATACCCAAAAGAATATAGCTACTGCTATAAATAACCCGGCTAATATATAATACAGGTTATTGACTGATGATATCTGTACATCTTCTGGCTTAATTAGCTTACTGGCCGATCCGAATAGTACAATACTTACTACTACCGGGCCCATAATGCTACCGAAGTTGTTTACACCACCTGTAAAGTTTAAGCGGTTAGAGCCCGTTTCGGGCGTGCCCAATGCAACCACAAAGGGGTTGGCAGCGGTTTGTTGTAGCGAAAAGCCTAACGCTATAATAAAAAACGTAGCCAAAATAAGCGCGAAAGAACCCGAGTTAATTGCAGGTACCATTATTAAAGCGCCCACCGCCGAAATAACTAAACCTATGATAATACCATTCTTATACCCCAATTTGTTAAGGATATCTACACGGCTGATAGCCGAAGCAAAATAAAGAATAAGTGAGCCTATAAAATATCCGCCGTAAAAAGTAAAATCGATCAATTGCGACTCAAATTGCGTTAAGCTGAAATGCGCTTTACAAAATGGTATGAA
This portion of the Inquilinus sp. KBS0705 genome encodes:
- a CDS encoding sugar MFS transporter, with translation MEQNNTKSYGSALYTLATVFFFWGFLAASNGIFIPFCKAHFSLTQFESQLIDFTFYGGYFIGSLILYFASAISRVDILNKLGYKNGIIIGLVISAVGALIMVPAINSGSFALILATFFIIALGFSLQQTAANPFVVALGTPETGSNRLNFTGGVNNFGSIMGPVVVSIVLFGSASKLIKPEDVQISSVNNLYYILAGLFIAVAIFFWVSKLPSVTSDEKIEPSSKANLPLGIIFIAFLLILAAGPLSEYTHVAKSLFVYASLFIILVTLIGSVSAAGGSTNKSGWGAMQYPQLVYGMIAIFTYVGTEVTIQSNMGALLETAAFGGYKASEIAPFISLYWGSLMIGRWTGAIGAFNLSKTTKILLTVVVPFVAFGVVLGVNHLSGTNVTNLYPYAICVVILIVGFLYGQQKPIRTLAVFGILGVIFMIIGLMTTGIIAVFAFISGGLCCSIMWPSIFSLSVTGLGKYTSQGSAFLIMMILGGSIIPPVQGILADTSGIHLSYIVPVIGFAYLAFFAWKAGAILRKQGIDIDHVEVSGGH